A genome region from Natronosalvus rutilus includes the following:
- a CDS encoding fibrillarin-like rRNA/tRNA 2'-O-methyltransferase, translating into MSEGTPPSLPEGVERREIGGRERLATRGEPVYGEPTDGPWRAWDPSRSKLGAMLELGMDTGLEGDETVLYLGAASGTTVSHVADFSGPTYAVEFAPRPTRDLLEAAASRPRLFPLLKDARKPETYAHVVESDVDVVVQDVATRGQADVATRNRQFLAEDGRLLLAVKARSEDVTADPDAVFDRVREELEESYEVLEVRRLDAYHVDHLGVVARPRVV; encoded by the coding sequence CGCCATCGCTTCCCGAAGGCGTCGAACGGCGCGAAATCGGCGGCCGAGAACGGCTCGCAACGCGCGGCGAACCCGTTTACGGCGAGCCGACCGACGGTCCGTGGCGGGCGTGGGACCCGTCCAGGTCGAAACTCGGCGCGATGCTCGAGCTCGGCATGGACACAGGCCTCGAAGGTGACGAGACAGTCCTCTACCTGGGGGCGGCCAGCGGCACGACGGTGAGCCACGTCGCCGATTTCTCCGGCCCGACCTACGCCGTCGAGTTCGCCCCCCGCCCGACGCGGGATTTGCTCGAGGCCGCCGCGTCCCGTCCGCGGCTCTTTCCACTGTTGAAGGACGCCCGCAAACCGGAGACCTACGCCCACGTCGTCGAATCGGACGTCGACGTCGTCGTTCAGGACGTCGCCACCCGCGGACAGGCCGACGTCGCCACGCGGAATCGCCAATTTTTGGCCGAGGACGGACGACTCCTCCTCGCGGTGAAAGCCCGGAGCGAGGACGTGACCGCGGATCCCGATGCAGTGTTCGACCGGGTTCGCGAGGAACTCGAGGAGTCCTACGAGGTGCTCGAGGTGCGACGTCTTGACGCGTACCACGTCGATCATCTAGGGGTCGTTGCACGGCCGCGGGTGGTGTGA
- a CDS encoding glutamate--cysteine ligase: MERGSPESFTRMGTLGIEEEYFVVDDRGRPTSGSDELVYEHDPPVVLEDRLDHELFKCVIETQTPLIEHPAQAEDALLEVRRALLEYAHDHGFQIAAAGLHPLARWRELEHAEKPRYRSQLDRIQYAQHRNTTAGVHVHVGVDNADKAVWIANELRWYVPIMLALSANSPYWDGFDTGLHSARAKIFEGLPNTGMPTYFEDFEAFDAYERRMLETDSIRDRGELWFDVRPHTGHGTVEIRTPDGQADPDVVMAFVEYTHALVTSLAEAYEDGDPGTARRHRRELLDENKWRAIRHGHDAAFIDRDLEGTVSLGELVERECERLGIDGIQRVYDRESGAERQRRIREEEGADALCESLLIEA; encoded by the coding sequence ATGGAACGCGGGTCGCCGGAATCGTTCACGCGAATGGGGACGCTGGGGATCGAAGAGGAGTACTTCGTGGTCGACGACCGCGGGCGCCCGACGAGCGGCAGCGACGAACTGGTGTACGAACACGACCCTCCGGTCGTCCTCGAGGACCGTCTCGATCACGAACTCTTCAAGTGCGTCATCGAGACCCAGACGCCGCTGATCGAGCACCCCGCACAGGCTGAAGACGCCCTGCTCGAGGTGCGTCGGGCGCTCCTCGAGTACGCCCACGACCACGGCTTTCAGATCGCCGCCGCCGGCCTCCACCCGCTCGCGCGCTGGCGCGAACTCGAGCACGCGGAGAAGCCCCGCTACCGATCGCAACTGGACCGCATCCAGTATGCACAACACCGGAACACGACCGCCGGCGTCCATGTCCACGTCGGCGTCGACAACGCGGACAAGGCGGTGTGGATCGCCAACGAGCTGCGCTGGTACGTCCCGATCATGCTCGCGCTGTCGGCGAACTCGCCGTACTGGGACGGGTTCGACACCGGCTTGCACTCCGCTCGAGCCAAAATCTTCGAGGGACTGCCGAACACCGGCATGCCGACGTACTTCGAGGACTTCGAGGCCTTCGACGCCTACGAACGACGGATGCTCGAGACCGACTCGATCAGGGATCGCGGCGAACTCTGGTTCGACGTGCGCCCTCACACGGGCCACGGGACGGTCGAAATTCGCACGCCGGATGGCCAGGCCGACCCCGACGTGGTGATGGCGTTCGTCGAGTACACCCACGCGCTCGTGACGAGTCTCGCCGAGGCCTACGAGGACGGCGACCCCGGCACGGCCCGCCGCCATCGACGCGAACTGCTCGACGAGAACAAGTGGCGGGCGATTCGCCACGGCCACGACGCCGCGTTCATTGACCGCGACCTGGAGGGAACCGTCTCGCTGGGCGAACTGGTCGAGCGGGAATGCGAGCGACTCGGCATCGACGGCATCCAGCGGGTGTACGACCGCGAGAGCGGTGCCGAGCGACAGCGACGGATTCGCGAGGAGGAAGGTGCCGACGCGCTCTGTGAGTCGTTATTGATCGAAGCTTGA
- a CDS encoding class I SAM-dependent methyltransferase, translating into MTTESSPPDERAKRVWSLGSYPDIAPHFLSMAAHLVESTAVIEDDTVLDVACGTGNVALTAARRGATVTGLDLVPTMLEVARENATIADVDVEWHEGTATDLPFEDDTFDVTLSSVGHVFAEPPEAAAHELLRVTRSGGTVGFTSWTPSSVVPAMGAVVREYLPQNLKTPDPPSLWGDPAVVRDRIGSEVDEITFETASVLIPALSPSHYWESATTESGLFIVALKSVDHADRPALRDETVETIGRYFDGRRNCVPMEYLLAKATMA; encoded by the coding sequence ATGACTACGGAATCGTCACCACCAGATGAACGGGCGAAGCGCGTGTGGTCGCTGGGATCCTATCCCGACATCGCGCCACACTTCCTGTCGATGGCGGCTCACCTCGTCGAATCCACTGCCGTGATCGAGGACGATACCGTTCTCGACGTCGCGTGTGGAACGGGAAACGTCGCCCTCACTGCCGCCAGACGTGGGGCGACCGTAACCGGTCTCGACCTTGTTCCGACGATGCTCGAGGTGGCTCGAGAGAACGCGACGATTGCCGACGTCGATGTCGAGTGGCACGAGGGGACCGCGACAGACCTGCCGTTCGAGGACGATACGTTCGACGTGACGCTCTCCTCTGTCGGCCACGTCTTTGCAGAACCGCCCGAAGCTGCCGCTCACGAACTGCTTCGCGTCACGCGTTCGGGCGGAACCGTCGGGTTCACCTCGTGGACGCCCTCGAGTGTCGTCCCCGCGATGGGTGCCGTGGTTCGCGAATATCTTCCTCAGAATCTGAAGACGCCAGATCCACCGTCACTGTGGGGCGATCCCGCCGTCGTGCGCGACCGAATTGGCAGTGAAGTCGACGAGATTACGTTCGAAACCGCCTCGGTGCTGATTCCCGCCCTTTCGCCGTCGCACTACTGGGAGAGTGCGACGACCGAGTCCGGACTGTTCATCGTCGCACTCAAGTCCGTCGACCATGCGGACCGTCCTGCGCTCCGCGACGAGACCGTCGAGACGATCGGGCGGTATTTCGATGGTCGCCGCAACTGCGTCCCGATGGAGTACCTGCTCGCGAAGGCGACGATGGCGTAA
- a CDS encoding helix-turn-helix domain-containing protein: protein MTSDNTDERRVPDESDAHLEAGKGEATDASPRDSTGSPDDAERAGASVTDRTKTADEVDQRIVDLLSWILDTETRAKIYIHLLANPGSTSEEVSRGTGLYPSTVREALAELHDEDRVSRQKRASGGAGNNPYEYTAIQPSELVGGVLDQVQRELNTIFTLDRLLSREGANDEAVTDPVTIVVDDSSSVGGESNIGGETESEKQGSSSDNGRDQDGGELEDRDGDSSGAGLRNDRGQSDEGE from the coding sequence ATGACTTCCGATAATACCGATGAGCGTCGGGTACCCGACGAATCCGACGCCCATCTCGAGGCGGGCAAGGGCGAGGCGACCGACGCGTCGCCACGGGACTCGACGGGGTCACCTGACGACGCAGAACGAGCCGGTGCGAGTGTCACGGATCGAACGAAGACCGCCGACGAGGTCGACCAGCGAATCGTCGACCTCCTCTCCTGGATTCTCGACACCGAGACCCGGGCGAAAATCTACATTCACCTGCTGGCCAACCCCGGGAGTACGTCGGAGGAAGTGTCTCGAGGGACGGGACTGTACCCGAGTACGGTTCGCGAGGCGCTGGCGGAGTTGCACGACGAAGACCGCGTCAGCCGGCAGAAACGGGCGAGTGGCGGCGCCGGCAACAACCCCTACGAGTACACGGCGATCCAGCCGAGCGAACTCGTCGGCGGCGTCCTCGATCAGGTCCAGCGCGAACTCAACACGATCTTTACCCTCGACCGTCTCCTCAGCCGCGAGGGGGCGAACGACGAGGCGGTGACCGACCCCGTTACGATCGTCGTCGACGACTCGAGCAGCGTCGGAGGCGAGAGCAACATCGGAGGGGAGACAGAAAGCGAGAAGCAGGGGTCGAGTTCTGACAACGGACGCGACCAGGACGGCGGCGAACTCGAGGACCGCGACGGCGACTCGAGCGGTGCGGGCTTGAGGAACGATCGAGGACAGTCCGACGAGGGGGAGTGA
- a CDS encoding inorganic phosphate transporter: protein MLSAVLVVGVVASLFVGFNIGGSSTGIAWGPAVGAGLLKKTTAAALMTIFVFLGGWTVGRNVMDTLSEGIITTEISLEAGVAVLFFIGFGILVANVFGVPVPTSMTTVGAIAGLGLATDTLNFATIGEIVTWWIVTPVVGLWVGAVLGRYVYPELNRRYAIRKTPGPLLALDRSGDFPRPALGPNTTRQELAGTVVVFVVGCYMAFSAGASNVPNAVAPLVSSNALSDNTAITIATIAIGIGGFTIARRTMESVGSELSDIPLLAALIVMLTASTITTTLSYMGIPISLVMGSVMTIVGLGWGRATRPIAARDVIRRDTDVEIEMGALTAEPETPVTKIGEREPPEVLNAGDLFNPRAIMKYVSMWIIGPSLATILSYLFFVLVPIST, encoded by the coding sequence ATGCTCTCTGCCGTGTTAGTCGTCGGCGTCGTCGCCTCGTTGTTCGTCGGGTTCAACATCGGCGGGTCGTCGACGGGGATCGCCTGGGGGCCCGCCGTCGGTGCTGGACTGCTCAAGAAAACGACCGCCGCGGCGTTGATGACGATCTTCGTCTTTCTGGGCGGGTGGACGGTCGGTCGAAACGTGATGGACACGCTCAGCGAAGGAATCATCACGACCGAAATCAGCCTCGAGGCCGGCGTCGCCGTACTCTTTTTCATCGGCTTCGGCATCCTCGTGGCGAACGTCTTCGGCGTGCCCGTCCCCACCTCGATGACCACCGTCGGGGCCATCGCCGGCCTCGGGCTGGCGACGGACACGCTCAATTTCGCGACGATCGGCGAAATCGTGACCTGGTGGATAGTCACCCCGGTCGTCGGCCTCTGGGTCGGGGCAGTGCTCGGCCGCTACGTCTACCCAGAACTCAATCGGCGGTACGCGATTCGGAAGACGCCGGGGCCGTTGCTCGCCCTCGACCGGAGCGGCGATTTCCCCAGACCCGCTCTCGGGCCGAACACGACTCGGCAGGAACTAGCTGGGACGGTCGTCGTCTTCGTCGTCGGCTGTTACATGGCGTTCAGCGCCGGCGCCAGCAACGTCCCGAACGCCGTCGCCCCGCTGGTTAGCAGTAACGCCCTTTCGGACAACACCGCGATCACCATCGCCACGATCGCGATTGGAATCGGCGGCTTCACTATTGCGAGACGGACGATGGAGTCCGTGGGGAGCGAACTCAGCGACATACCGCTGCTGGCGGCCCTGATCGTCATGCTCACGGCCTCAACGATCACGACGACGCTGTCGTATATGGGTATCCCGATCAGCCTCGTCATGGGATCAGTGATGACCATCGTCGGCCTCGGCTGGGGGCGGGCAACGCGTCCGATCGCCGCTCGAGACGTCATTCGCAGGGACACCGACGTCGAAATCGAGATGGGTGCGTTGACCGCGGAACCGGAGACGCCGGTGACGAAAATTGGCGAACGAGAGCCCCCAGAGGTACTGAACGCGGGCGATCTGTTCAACCCGCGAGCGATCATGAAGTACGTCTCGATGTGGATTATCGGCCCGTCGCTCGCGACGATTCTCTCCTATCTGTTCTTCGTCCTGGTTCCGATTAGCACCTGA
- a CDS encoding universal stress protein, with product MISRVLVPVDDSEMAEHALEHALEVYPNAEVTVLHVVGEPSPMWGEAAGLALADDLEAAAEACAEPVLERAAVIAADHGREITTTVQLGHPARAIVNQAEDYDVVVLGSHGGSLVDRVIVGNVAETVFRRSPVPVTVVR from the coding sequence ATGATCTCGCGCGTTCTCGTCCCAGTCGACGACTCTGAGATGGCCGAACACGCCCTCGAGCATGCCCTCGAGGTGTACCCCAACGCCGAGGTAACGGTGCTGCACGTCGTCGGCGAACCGTCGCCGATGTGGGGCGAAGCCGCCGGACTCGCGCTGGCCGACGACCTCGAGGCGGCCGCCGAGGCGTGTGCGGAACCGGTACTTGAGCGCGCGGCGGTTATCGCGGCGGACCACGGTCGAGAGATCACGACGACGGTGCAACTCGGCCACCCCGCGCGGGCGATCGTGAACCAGGCCGAAGACTACGACGTCGTCGTGCTCGGGAGCCACGGCGGTTCGCTCGTGGATCGAGTCATCGTCGGGAACGTCGCCGAGACAGTTTTCCGGCGGTCGCCGGTTCCCGTGACGGTCGTCCGGTGA
- a CDS encoding DUF790 family protein, translating to MLRKELLRVSRGGGGYHLQFADREHRPLAARVIGTFQGHVGEQRGTLEDALASLEADAPDFKLVRGFAALCEREAAFETDAPFDPERLRPAVFEAAEAVGVVTEDERAMALVGAAESRDVSADDLEAGLFADLEERQVLADLDVPWDPDGLVAQYNLSLAQTALFDATEVRVRSSDPKALISAVKRLRLMYEIEVPNTGNRVVIVTGPTALFRATRRYGTRFARLLRTVAKAQEWSLEATIDDRGTERTLTLSDADPVRVPDADPVAEVSFDSGVEVDFAARFTNLDLEWDLVREPEPLSTGMRAMIPDFAFDYRHDDFRVYFEIMGFWTPEYVEKKLGQLEGLEDVDMIVAVDESLGAGEAIEARDHRAIPFRGTVRLKDVADVLREYETDLVAASAERLPDELVPDEDVIALADLAARHGVGEDALEAVAFPDHERVGRSLVRPDVLVALREDLEAGLSLAEAETILEGVGLTETSAALSRLGYRVEWEGLGGGVLRRSE from the coding sequence ATGCTGCGCAAGGAACTGCTCCGCGTCTCTCGGGGCGGCGGCGGCTACCACCTCCAGTTTGCCGACCGCGAGCACCGACCGCTGGCCGCCCGGGTCATCGGAACGTTCCAGGGCCACGTCGGGGAGCAGCGGGGAACACTCGAGGACGCGCTGGCCAGTCTCGAGGCAGACGCACCCGACTTCAAACTCGTCCGGGGATTCGCCGCCCTGTGCGAACGCGAGGCCGCCTTCGAGACGGACGCGCCCTTCGATCCCGAACGCCTTCGCCCGGCGGTGTTCGAGGCGGCCGAAGCCGTCGGCGTCGTCACCGAAGACGAGCGGGCGATGGCCCTCGTTGGCGCCGCGGAAAGTCGCGACGTGTCGGCGGACGACCTCGAGGCGGGCCTGTTCGCCGACCTCGAGGAGCGCCAGGTGCTCGCCGACCTGGACGTCCCGTGGGATCCGGACGGCCTCGTCGCCCAGTACAACCTCTCGCTGGCCCAGACGGCGCTGTTCGACGCGACCGAAGTCCGCGTTCGGTCGTCCGATCCGAAGGCACTGATCTCGGCGGTCAAGCGACTCCGGCTGATGTACGAGATCGAGGTCCCCAACACTGGAAACCGGGTCGTGATTGTCACCGGCCCCACCGCGCTCTTTCGAGCCACCAGACGCTACGGAACCCGGTTCGCGCGCCTCCTGCGCACCGTCGCGAAGGCCCAGGAGTGGTCGCTCGAGGCGACGATCGACGACCGGGGAACCGAACGGACGCTCACGCTGTCGGACGCCGACCCCGTTCGGGTGCCCGACGCCGACCCGGTCGCCGAGGTGTCCTTCGACAGCGGCGTCGAGGTCGACTTCGCCGCCCGGTTCACGAACCTGGACCTCGAGTGGGACCTCGTCCGCGAACCCGAACCTCTCTCGACGGGGATGCGGGCGATGATCCCCGACTTCGCGTTCGACTACCGCCACGACGACTTCCGGGTCTACTTCGAGATCATGGGCTTCTGGACGCCCGAGTACGTCGAGAAGAAACTCGGCCAGCTCGAGGGCCTCGAGGACGTGGACATGATCGTGGCCGTCGACGAGTCACTCGGGGCCGGCGAGGCCATCGAGGCGAGAGACCACCGAGCGATTCCGTTTCGCGGAACGGTTCGGCTGAAGGACGTCGCCGACGTGCTCCGCGAGTACGAGACGGACCTGGTCGCGGCGAGTGCCGAACGCCTCCCGGACGAACTGGTCCCGGACGAGGACGTGATCGCGCTGGCCGACCTCGCCGCCCGCCACGGCGTCGGGGAGGACGCCCTCGAGGCGGTGGCGTTTCCTGATCACGAGCGCGTCGGGCGGTCGCTCGTTCGTCCAGACGTGCTCGTGGCGTTACGGGAGGACCTCGAGGCCGGGCTCTCGCTGGCCGAGGCGGAGACGATCCTCGAGGGGGTCGGACTCACGGAGACGAGCGCCGCCCTCTCGCGACTCGGATACCGGGTCGAGTGGGAGGGGCTGGGCGGTGGCGTGTTGCGTCGGAGCGAGTGA